In one Mucilaginibacter ginsenosidivorax genomic region, the following are encoded:
- a CDS encoding glycoside hydrolase family 31 protein gives MKLTTRFALLFVLLHNISFFAIAQQSPQVATVAPGVKKLTSGQPEKFSPYSFCGEKPMVAEMSRLPEAKLPFNVNDIKINVSDRGAVIEIPLDNEEQLYGFGLQMGSFNQKGLRKKPIVNDNPSHDLGYSHAPMPFYVSNKGYGILVNTSHYTTFYCGSTAKNTGAVHVNDGKSGNSVEELYKNDRPASGYVAVDVPGVQGVEVYIFEGPDLINVLQRYNLFSGGGALPAMWGLGVKYRVKADFNQQQVEKMADYFRANDIPCDVLGLEPKWQTTAYSCSYVWNKDFFPDHDKFIDTMKTKGFHINLWEHAFVNPKSPLYVPLKNKSGDYLVWNGLVPDFVDPAASKLFADYHKDTFVLKGISGFKMDECDNSNLTTGNATWSFPEHSRFPSGINGEQMHQVFGVVYQKTVYNIYKELNTRTFLDVRSSNAFASSYPASLYSDTYNHHEYIQMISNSGFSGLIWSPEVRESRSVADLMRRSQTAVLSAQTLYNSWYLQNPPWLQINRDKNNKNEFMENAKAVEADVRKLLNFRMSLVPYLYSAFADYHTKGIPPFRALVVDYPTDPKVFNIDDEYMIGQGILAAPLTENSDERKVYLPAGNWYDFNTRKKYPGRQEYIIKTSYTDLPIFVKEGTILPLARPVEYISPETRFELTCYVYGDQPKPFSLFEDDGVTFDFEKGKYNTLSLSYQNGKGVVKKTGAFKGSRYYLKSWEVIR, from the coding sequence ATGAAACTTACCACCCGATTTGCACTTCTGTTTGTACTTCTTCACAACATTTCCTTTTTTGCTATCGCACAACAATCTCCGCAGGTTGCAACGGTTGCACCTGGTGTAAAAAAACTCACATCGGGCCAGCCGGAAAAGTTTTCGCCTTACAGCTTTTGTGGTGAAAAACCGATGGTGGCAGAGATGAGCAGATTGCCTGAAGCCAAACTGCCCTTCAATGTTAACGACATTAAGATCAATGTTTCTGATCGCGGGGCGGTTATAGAGATACCTTTAGACAACGAAGAACAGCTGTATGGATTCGGCCTGCAAATGGGGTCTTTCAATCAAAAAGGCCTTCGGAAAAAGCCGATAGTAAATGATAACCCTTCACATGACCTGGGTTATAGCCACGCTCCCATGCCATTTTATGTATCGAACAAAGGTTATGGCATCCTGGTGAATACTTCGCATTACACTACATTTTACTGTGGCAGCACCGCTAAAAATACGGGTGCGGTTCATGTAAATGATGGCAAAAGCGGTAACTCTGTTGAAGAACTGTATAAAAATGATCGTCCTGCGTCGGGCTATGTGGCGGTAGATGTTCCGGGTGTACAGGGCGTTGAGGTTTATATATTTGAAGGCCCTGACTTGATTAATGTTTTACAGCGTTATAATTTATTTTCGGGAGGCGGGGCCTTGCCGGCTATGTGGGGCCTTGGCGTTAAATACCGTGTAAAGGCCGACTTTAACCAGCAACAGGTAGAAAAGATGGCTGATTATTTCAGAGCGAATGACATTCCCTGCGATGTGCTGGGCCTGGAACCGAAATGGCAAACAACCGCCTATTCCTGCTCATACGTGTGGAATAAGGATTTTTTTCCTGATCATGACAAGTTCATAGATACGATGAAAACTAAAGGGTTTCACATCAACTTGTGGGAACATGCGTTCGTAAATCCTAAATCGCCGCTTTATGTACCCCTTAAAAATAAATCGGGAGATTACCTGGTTTGGAACGGACTTGTTCCGGATTTTGTTGATCCTGCAGCCAGTAAATTATTTGCCGACTATCATAAGGATACCTTTGTGCTCAAAGGTATATCCGGTTTTAAAATGGATGAGTGTGATAACTCCAACCTCACCACGGGGAATGCTACCTGGAGCTTCCCGGAGCATAGTCGTTTTCCTTCAGGAATTAACGGCGAGCAGATGCACCAGGTTTTCGGTGTTGTATATCAAAAAACAGTTTATAATATTTATAAAGAACTTAACACCCGCACTTTTCTGGATGTGCGGTCCTCTAATGCATTTGCATCCTCTTATCCTGCGTCGCTTTATAGTGATACCTATAATCACCATGAATATATCCAGATGATCAGCAATTCCGGATTTTCAGGTTTGATCTGGTCGCCAGAGGTGAGGGAATCAAGGTCTGTTGCCGACCTGATGCGCCGCAGCCAAACGGCGGTACTTTCTGCTCAAACACTTTACAATTCCTGGTATCTGCAAAATCCGCCATGGCTGCAAATCAACAGAGATAAAAACAATAAAAACGAGTTTATGGAGAACGCGAAAGCTGTAGAAGCCGATGTGCGTAAGCTTCTGAATTTCAGGATGAGCCTGGTTCCTTATCTGTATAGCGCTTTTGCCGACTACCATACAAAGGGCATTCCGCCGTTCAGAGCCCTGGTTGTTGATTATCCAACTGACCCGAAGGTGTTCAATATAGATGATGAATATATGATTGGACAGGGAATTTTGGCCGCTCCGCTTACTGAAAATAGCGATGAGCGAAAGGTTTACCTTCCTGCAGGCAATTGGTACGATTTTAACACCCGTAAAAAATATCCGGGCAGACAGGAATATATCATAAAAACCAGTTATACCGACCTGCCGATATTTGTAAAAGAGGGCACTATATTGCCTTTGGCCAGACCCGTAGAATACATAAGCCCGGAAACCCGTTTTGAACTTACCTGCTATGTGTATGGCGATCAACCGAAACCTTTCTCCTTATTCGAAGATGATGGCGTTACCTTCGACTTTGAAAAAGGGAAATACAATACCCTTAGTTTGAGCTATCAGAATGGTAAGGGTGTGGTGAAAAAAACCGGTGCTTTTAAAGGCAGCAGGTATTATTTAAAAAGCTGGGAAGTGATCAGGTAA
- a CDS encoding glycoside hydrolase family 35 protein, protein MRSFILFLTATILLTGGLVKAQPKHQFTLGDNDFLLDGKPFQMISGELHYPRIPREAWRDRMKMAKAMGLNTIGTYVFWNLHEPQKGQFDFAGNNDIVEFIKIAQEEGLWVILRPSPYVCAEWEFGGYPYWLENEEGLVVRSKNPQYLNEYDKYIKELGKRLSRYQVNHGGNILMVQIENEYGSYGSDKDYLAINQKMFKDAGFDGLLYTCDPAADLVKGHLPGLLPAVNGLDNPAKVKDLINQNHDGKGPYYIAEWYPAWFDWWGTKHHTVPAEQYTGRLDSVLSAGISINMYMFHGGTTRGFMNGANYNDKSPFEPQISSYDYDAPLDEAGNATPKFWAFRNIIQKHLPAGVNLPAVPPVKPTIVIPQIELNNVAGLDDLKLESKNSQNPLTFEDMKLDYGFMLYRTTITGGKSGILKVKNLRDFAVVMINGETVGNLDRRTGLDSISVSLPAGNVTLDILVENLGRINFGKYLLQNKKGIVGKVFFQNNEITGWQNFPLPLKTAGSYKPKPGLASSNTPVMKKGVFSLASLGDTYLDMSDWGKGMVWINGHNLGRYWRTGPQQTLYVPREWLHTGTNEVLVFELLKPQSQKLSAVDKPILDRLQ, encoded by the coding sequence ATGAGATCATTTATTCTTTTTTTGACAGCAACCATTTTGCTAACGGGCGGCCTGGTCAAAGCTCAACCTAAACATCAATTCACTTTAGGCGATAACGACTTTCTGTTAGATGGCAAGCCTTTCCAGATGATCTCGGGCGAATTACACTATCCACGCATACCACGGGAGGCGTGGCGCGATAGAATGAAAATGGCAAAGGCCATGGGACTTAACACGATAGGTACCTATGTTTTTTGGAACCTGCACGAGCCTCAAAAAGGGCAATTTGATTTTGCCGGCAACAATGATATTGTTGAATTTATTAAAATAGCCCAGGAAGAAGGTTTGTGGGTAATTTTGCGCCCAAGCCCTTATGTATGTGCCGAGTGGGAATTTGGCGGCTATCCGTATTGGCTGGAAAATGAAGAAGGCCTGGTTGTAAGGAGTAAGAATCCACAATATTTAAACGAATATGACAAGTACATTAAGGAATTAGGAAAGCGATTGTCACGCTACCAGGTAAATCATGGCGGCAACATCCTGATGGTACAAATTGAAAATGAGTACGGGTCATACGGCTCTGACAAAGATTACCTGGCCATTAACCAAAAAATGTTTAAAGACGCTGGATTTGACGGGCTGTTATATACCTGCGATCCGGCTGCTGACCTGGTGAAAGGACATTTGCCAGGTTTACTGCCTGCGGTAAATGGGTTAGATAACCCGGCGAAGGTGAAGGATCTCATCAATCAAAACCACGATGGCAAAGGACCTTATTATATTGCCGAGTGGTATCCGGCGTGGTTCGACTGGTGGGGCACAAAACACCATACGGTGCCGGCAGAACAGTATACCGGGCGCTTAGACTCTGTACTTTCAGCCGGCATTTCGATAAATATGTACATGTTTCATGGCGGAACAACAAGGGGATTTATGAATGGGGCCAATTATAATGACAAATCCCCGTTTGAACCGCAAATAAGCAGCTACGATTACGATGCCCCACTTGATGAAGCCGGAAACGCAACACCCAAATTCTGGGCTTTTAGAAACATAATTCAAAAACATTTACCCGCCGGCGTTAATTTGCCTGCTGTTCCACCGGTTAAGCCCACCATCGTAATACCTCAAATTGAGCTTAATAATGTGGCAGGACTTGACGACTTAAAACTTGAAAGTAAGAACAGTCAAAATCCGTTAACCTTTGAGGATATGAAACTTGATTACGGTTTTATGTTATACCGAACCACGATTACAGGAGGAAAATCCGGTATATTAAAGGTTAAAAACCTCAGAGATTTCGCAGTAGTGATGATCAATGGGGAAACGGTGGGAAACCTTGACCGCCGTACCGGGTTAGATAGTATTAGTGTGAGCTTGCCTGCTGGAAATGTAACATTGGATATTTTAGTGGAAAACCTGGGTCGTATCAATTTTGGTAAATACCTGTTACAGAATAAAAAGGGAATTGTTGGCAAGGTATTTTTTCAAAATAATGAAATAACAGGTTGGCAAAACTTCCCTTTGCCATTAAAAACTGCGGGGAGCTACAAACCTAAACCTGGTTTGGCAAGTTCAAACACACCAGTTATGAAAAAGGGGGTTTTTTCATTGGCCTCATTAGGCGATACCTACCTGGACATGAGCGATTGGGGTAAGGGCATGGTTTGGATTAACGGACATAACTTAGGCAGATACTGGCGCACCGGCCCTCAACAAACGCTATATGTGCCACGCGAATGGTTGCACACCGGCACAAATGAGGTATTGGTTTTTGAACTGCTAAAACCCCAAAGCCAAAAACTTTCCGCGGTGGACAAACCGATTTTAGATCGTTTACAATAA
- a CDS encoding GntR family transcriptional regulator: MEFKDKDAIYLQIAAYVSENILLGKWLPEEKIPSTRDLAVELEVNPNTVIRSYEFLQSQEVVINKRGLGLFVAPDGPQKVKAYRKQRFIQQQLPDFFRNIYLLDIDIKDLENMYKEYTAGLSQPKADENK; encoded by the coding sequence ATGGAATTTAAAGATAAGGATGCCATATACCTGCAGATAGCAGCTTATGTGAGCGAAAATATATTATTGGGCAAATGGCTACCCGAAGAAAAGATCCCCTCTACACGCGACCTGGCTGTTGAACTGGAGGTGAACCCTAATACTGTTATCCGGTCGTACGAGTTTTTGCAATCGCAGGAGGTGGTGATCAATAAACGCGGGCTGGGCTTGTTTGTGGCGCCCGATGGACCGCAAAAAGTGAAGGCCTATCGCAAGCAGCGTTTTATTCAGCAGCAACTGCCCGATTTTTTCAGGAATATATACCTGCTGGATATCGATATCAAGGATCTGGAGAACATGTACAAGGAATACACGGCCGGTTTAAGCCAGCCTAAAGCAGATGAAAACAAATGA
- a CDS encoding glycoside hydrolase family 43 protein translates to MNHIRIKISIALIAFFSLNCQFAALGQKSKHNFNQGYKGYLFAYFTGNQKSEEAIRFAISMDGYHYLALNHNEPVINSSVISETGGVRDPHILRCADGKTFYMVATDMVSANGWNANRGLVLLKSKDLIHWASSPINFQKRFPNQDSLLRVWAPQTIYDNVAKKYMVYFSLKHGSNPDKIYYIYANKNFTDFEGEPKQLFFSPDNAACIDGDIEQNDDKYYLFFKTEDRVPGIKIAVSKSLTSGYELQSDQYVQQTTLPVEGAGTFKLNDGSGFILMYDMYTSGRYQFTKSTDLKNFKVIDKEVTMNFKPRHGTVMPVTLKEIKKLISSYTTADIVLRTVNEGGIVRNELVADTVKKKVLRP, encoded by the coding sequence ATGAACCATATAAGAATTAAAATCAGTATTGCTTTAATTGCTTTTTTCTCGCTCAATTGTCAGTTTGCAGCCTTGGGGCAAAAAAGCAAACACAATTTTAACCAGGGATATAAAGGCTACTTATTTGCCTACTTTACCGGCAATCAGAAAAGTGAAGAGGCCATCCGGTTCGCAATCAGCATGGATGGATATCACTATCTTGCATTAAACCATAATGAACCGGTTATAAATAGTTCGGTTATCAGCGAAACCGGCGGCGTTCGGGACCCTCATATCCTGAGATGTGCCGACGGGAAAACATTTTATATGGTTGCAACAGATATGGTTTCTGCTAATGGATGGAACGCTAACCGCGGGCTGGTGTTACTTAAATCAAAAGATCTCATCCACTGGGCTTCATCCCCTATCAATTTTCAAAAACGTTTCCCAAATCAGGATAGTCTTTTGCGGGTATGGGCACCTCAAACCATATATGACAATGTTGCCAAAAAGTATATGGTTTACTTTTCATTAAAGCACGGCAGTAACCCGGATAAGATATACTATATATACGCCAATAAAAATTTTACTGATTTTGAAGGTGAGCCTAAACAGCTATTCTTTAGTCCGGATAACGCGGCCTGCATAGATGGGGATATAGAACAAAACGATGATAAATACTATTTGTTCTTTAAAACTGAAGATAGGGTACCGGGAATTAAGATTGCGGTTTCCAAAAGTTTAACCAGTGGATATGAGCTTCAAAGTGACCAATACGTTCAGCAAACTACGCTACCGGTTGAAGGGGCTGGCACTTTTAAATTAAATGATGGCAGCGGATTTATCCTGATGTACGATATGTATACCAGTGGCCGTTACCAGTTTACAAAATCGACCGATTTAAAAAACTTTAAGGTTATAGACAAAGAAGTAACCATGAATTTTAAACCACGGCACGGTACTGTTATGCCGGTTACCTTAAAGGAAATTAAAAAGCTTATTAGTAGTTACACTACTGCGGATATTGTTCTCCGAACCGTTAATGAGGGTGGGATAGTCCGAAACGAGTTGGTAGCTGATACAGTTAAAAAAAAGGTTCTGCGTCCTTAG
- a CDS encoding hybrid sensor histidine kinase/response regulator transcription factor, which produces MYKAVLFFIINFLCVTGLNAQTLPTSPTNDIKNFALKSYNTHDGLPSENVTVALKDRRGYMWIGTDNGLCKFDGYSFENLVNIPGNTTSISSNYINALAEDKNGNIWVGTMDGLNVLDANTEKFERFYHSDNIKQSISNNKIFSILCDSEGTIWIGTDDGFDQFAASSRSFITYKPNSQNKFSIKGKSVNAIVEDNNKNLWLGNWNGGLNKFDKVGKRFTNYPQPEPLHKKSPNDIWSLFYDQKKDCIWVGTYWSGLFCFDPKIQQYTAFPSHDNLNIGVFSIDNANDSTLVAGSNAGFYFINKGNGQWHKIGDANSTADGYVYNDHTGIMWLCGKDALTKVDFTQYKFLFIPLSIKPREAKSMLLQGNMLWLATNNGLYQFDLIKKTTKLFNHTNDPSSISSNQVGKIYLDNDGVLWAATENGFDKFDVKNNRFIHHFHHSALSNFFNEDVFRDILEVRPHEYWLATDAGLKIYNEEKQQFKHYYNDDKNPNSIASNHIYNLLKDKKGNVWIGTNGNGVDRFDQKTGIFHHYAYNDKNAGSLSNNIVHCIFEDSKKNIWICTAAGLNKYVPENDAFIVYSSKDGFASNVFNNLVEDSFGNLWINSATGISKFTPQTLTVTNFDEGDGVFSHSLIYKSANGQIYLGGNSGVVVFEPSKIKLNNKVPPIYLSDFQVFNKSVKPGNNSPLKKPVSLADTASLNYDQNVFSIEFVSLNYTHSEKNVYRYKLEGFDEKWNFNGSQRKVTYTNLNPGTYTFKVIASNNDGVWNRTPKSLIIIISPPWYQTWWAYTIYTIFFAGLVYLYLLYRDHQSKLKYEIQIAHYESEKEKELSERKLAFFTNISHEFRTPLTLIINPVKELLFNEKKAMDASSLTIVYRNARRLLGLVDQLLLFKKAESESDQLKISNVNIVDLCKEVYLCFVHEAKRKQIHLEFISSADCLNIYVDREKTEIVLFNLLSNAIKFTAKHGKIRISIEETEQVVSIIVEDNGCGIPPEVGDKLFSRFYQVSDLTSTPTGGFGLGLYLVKNFVERQAGTVEYQSQIGKGTSFTITFKKGSSHVKDPVILEQPAVTSEFLKELIDSETTANDIVLAADPVEEQSLSDFKTLLIIDDHEDMREYLRQIFKLEYNVLVASGGEDGIKIINEQWPDIVICDVMMQGITGIEVCAAIKGNMATSHVPVILLTASASNEIKLKGIEGGADDYIGKPFDKDILKAKVNGLLRSRNTLQQYFYNEITLNTNPHSISIEYKRFLDSCIRIVEDHITDPDFNLQSLASELNMSYSGIYKKIKMISGQSANSFIRSIRLRKAAQLFVHSDLNILETAYAVGIKDIKYFREQFKKVFDLKPSEYIKKFRKNFKNAMVNQVAERK; this is translated from the coding sequence ATGTATAAAGCTGTCTTGTTCTTCATCATTAATTTTTTGTGTGTAACCGGCCTAAATGCACAAACCCTACCTACCTCTCCAACCAACGACATCAAGAATTTTGCCTTAAAATCATATAATACGCACGACGGGCTACCATCCGAAAATGTAACCGTAGCACTTAAAGACAGGCGCGGCTACATGTGGATAGGAACCGACAATGGCCTTTGTAAGTTTGATGGCTATTCCTTTGAAAACCTAGTGAACATTCCGGGAAACACCACAAGTATAAGTTCAAATTATATTAATGCGCTTGCCGAAGATAAAAACGGCAACATATGGGTCGGGACGATGGACGGCTTAAATGTTTTAGATGCCAACACCGAAAAATTTGAACGGTTTTATCATAGCGATAACATCAAACAATCAATAAGTAACAACAAGATTTTTTCGATCTTATGCGATAGCGAAGGAACTATCTGGATAGGAACAGATGATGGTTTTGACCAATTTGCGGCAAGCAGCCGATCATTTATTACCTATAAACCTAACTCACAAAACAAGTTTTCGATAAAAGGAAAGTCGGTAAACGCCATTGTTGAAGATAATAACAAAAATCTTTGGCTGGGCAACTGGAATGGCGGGCTGAACAAGTTTGATAAGGTTGGCAAACGCTTTACCAATTATCCGCAACCTGAACCTTTGCATAAAAAAAGTCCTAATGATATCTGGAGCCTTTTCTACGATCAAAAAAAAGATTGTATTTGGGTTGGTACCTATTGGAGCGGCCTTTTCTGTTTTGATCCTAAAATTCAACAATATACCGCATTTCCAAGTCATGACAATCTTAATATAGGCGTTTTTAGCATCGATAATGCTAACGACTCCACCTTAGTTGCCGGAAGCAACGCCGGGTTTTACTTTATAAATAAGGGCAATGGCCAATGGCATAAAATTGGCGATGCTAACAGTACAGCCGATGGCTACGTTTACAATGATCACACCGGGATTATGTGGCTGTGCGGTAAAGATGCCTTAACAAAAGTGGATTTTACACAATATAAATTCCTTTTCATTCCATTATCAATTAAACCGCGCGAAGCAAAAAGCATGCTGCTACAAGGCAACATGTTGTGGCTGGCAACAAACAACGGACTTTATCAGTTTGATTTAATAAAGAAAACCACAAAGCTATTTAATCACACAAATGATCCGTCAAGTATCAGCAGCAACCAGGTTGGCAAAATATATTTAGATAATGATGGTGTATTATGGGCCGCTACCGAAAATGGCTTTGATAAGTTTGACGTTAAGAACAACCGGTTTATACACCACTTTCATCATTCGGCCCTGAGCAATTTTTTTAATGAAGATGTTTTCAGGGATATTCTTGAAGTAAGGCCCCATGAATACTGGCTCGCTACAGATGCCGGGCTTAAGATATACAACGAAGAAAAACAGCAATTCAAACATTATTATAACGATGATAAAAACCCTAATTCAATTGCCAGCAACCACATTTATAATCTTTTAAAAGATAAAAAAGGCAATGTGTGGATTGGAACGAACGGAAATGGGGTTGATCGTTTTGACCAAAAAACGGGTATTTTTCATCATTATGCTTATAACGACAAAAATGCCGGTAGCCTCAGCAATAATATTGTACATTGTATATTTGAGGATAGTAAAAAGAATATTTGGATTTGCACAGCCGCGGGCCTGAATAAGTATGTCCCGGAAAATGATGCTTTTATTGTTTACTCAAGCAAAGACGGATTTGCAAGCAATGTTTTCAATAACCTTGTTGAAGATAGCTTTGGAAATCTTTGGATTAACTCGGCTACGGGAATATCAAAATTTACTCCCCAAACATTAACTGTTACCAATTTTGATGAAGGCGACGGCGTATTTTCCCACTCGCTTATTTACAAGTCTGCAAATGGGCAGATTTATTTAGGCGGAAATTCTGGTGTAGTTGTTTTCGAACCGTCAAAAATCAAGCTTAATAATAAGGTTCCCCCGATTTACTTATCCGATTTTCAGGTTTTTAATAAATCTGTAAAACCGGGTAACAATTCGCCATTGAAAAAGCCGGTTAGTTTGGCTGATACGGCATCGCTTAATTACGACCAAAATGTATTTTCAATTGAATTTGTTTCACTTAATTATACCCATTCCGAGAAAAATGTTTACCGGTATAAGTTAGAAGGCTTTGACGAGAAATGGAATTTTAACGGCAGCCAGCGAAAGGTTACCTACACCAATCTTAATCCGGGAACCTATACATTTAAAGTAATTGCAAGTAACAATGACGGCGTGTGGAACAGAACGCCCAAATCCTTAATCATAATTATTTCTCCACCATGGTATCAAACCTGGTGGGCGTATACAATTTACACCATATTTTTTGCAGGGTTGGTTTATTTGTACCTGTTATACAGGGATCATCAGTCCAAATTAAAATATGAAATTCAGATTGCACATTATGAAAGCGAAAAAGAAAAGGAACTAAGCGAACGAAAACTTGCTTTTTTTACCAATATTTCTCATGAGTTCAGGACGCCATTAACATTGATCATTAACCCTGTTAAGGAGCTCTTGTTTAACGAAAAGAAGGCTATGGATGCCTCCAGTTTAACCATTGTTTACAGAAACGCGCGCCGGCTATTAGGCCTGGTAGATCAGTTGCTTCTTTTCAAAAAGGCCGAATCAGAATCCGATCAGCTTAAAATAAGCAATGTTAACATTGTCGATTTATGTAAGGAGGTTTATTTATGTTTTGTACACGAGGCGAAAAGGAAACAAATTCATCTTGAATTCATATCATCGGCCGATTGCCTGAATATTTATGTAGATAGAGAAAAAACAGAAATAGTGTTATTTAATCTCCTCTCGAATGCTATAAAGTTTACTGCGAAGCATGGGAAGATTCGCATCTCTATAGAAGAAACTGAGCAAGTGGTGTCAATAATTGTCGAAGACAATGGATGTGGAATCCCACCCGAAGTGGGTGATAAACTTTTTAGTCGTTTTTACCAGGTATCCGATTTAACCAGCACACCAACCGGAGGATTTGGGCTTGGATTGTACCTTGTCAAAAACTTTGTAGAACGCCAGGCCGGAACAGTTGAATACCAAAGTCAGATTGGGAAGGGTACATCGTTCACCATCACTTTTAAAAAAGGTAGTTCGCACGTTAAAGACCCGGTTATTTTAGAGCAACCAGCAGTTACTTCCGAGTTTTTGAAAGAGTTGATTGATTCTGAAACTACCGCCAATGATATAGTGTTGGCAGCAGACCCGGTTGAAGAACAATCACTGTCTGACTTCAAAACGTTATTAATCATTGATGATCATGAGGATATGAGAGAATACCTCCGTCAGATTTTCAAACTTGAATACAACGTTCTTGTTGCGTCGGGCGGCGAAGACGGCATAAAAATAATAAATGAACAATGGCCGGATATTGTTATATGTGATGTAATGATGCAGGGTATTACAGGCATAGAGGTTTGTGCGGCCATTAAAGGAAATATGGCAACTTCACACGTTCCGGTAATTCTTTTAACGGCCAGTGCATCAAATGAGATAAAGTTAAAAGGCATTGAAGGTGGCGCTGATGATTATATCGGAAAACCTTTTGACAAAGATATCCTGAAAGCAAAGGTGAATGGACTGCTAAGGAGCAGGAATACCCTTCAGCAATATTTTTATAATGAAATTACCCTGAACACCAACCCCCACAGCATCTCGATAGAGTACAAACGGTTCCTGGATTCCTGCATCCGGATTGTTGAGGATCATATCACCGATCCGGATTTTAACCTGCAATCCTTAGCCTCCGAATTAAACATGTCTTATTCCGGAATCTATAAAAAAATCAAAATGATTTCCGGGCAATCTGCAAATAGCTTTATACGGTCTATCAGGTTGCGAAAAGCGGCCCAGCTATTTGTACATAGCGATTTAAACATATTGGAAACCGCTTATGCTGTTGGAATAAAAGATATCAAATATTTTCGTGAGCAGTTTAAAAAAGTGTTCGACTTAAAACCCTCCGAATACATTAAAAAATTCAGAAAAAACTTCAAAAACGCTATGGTCAACCAGGTGGCCGAAAGAAAATAG
- a CDS encoding ABC transporter ATP-binding protein encodes MIEIKELHFGYQKNKPLFNGLNLSLSKGHIYGLLGKNGAGKSTLLKNMVGLTYPAKGACYYNNKNVFGRPVSVLEDVYFLAEELFVPDITPAQYVKSTAVFYPRFSKADFYRYLAALDVDMDAVMDKQSYGQQKKAMIAFGLATNTGLMIMDEPTNGLDIPSKVQFRKLIASVLTEDRCIVISTHQVRDLDSLIDTLLILHQGDIVVNQSMDEVAEKITFGSYPDSEGLPVLYEEKGQRGKNVIMQNTTGEYSKVDLELLFNAIITGNHPVLQTLKATANEPDI; translated from the coding sequence ATGATAGAGATTAAAGAACTGCATTTCGGGTACCAAAAAAACAAGCCGCTTTTTAATGGGCTAAACCTTTCCCTGAGCAAAGGCCATATCTACGGCCTGCTTGGTAAAAACGGGGCTGGCAAATCAACCCTGCTCAAAAATATGGTAGGCCTTACCTACCCGGCAAAGGGCGCCTGTTATTATAACAACAAAAATGTTTTCGGCAGGCCGGTTTCTGTTTTGGAAGATGTTTACTTTTTGGCCGAAGAGCTTTTTGTGCCCGATATTACACCTGCCCAATATGTTAAAAGCACCGCTGTATTTTATCCCAGATTCAGCAAAGCCGATTTTTACCGGTACCTGGCCGCTTTGGATGTTGATATGGATGCTGTGATGGATAAGCAAAGCTACGGCCAGCAAAAAAAGGCGATGATTGCTTTCGGGCTTGCCACCAACACAGGGTTGATGATTATGGATGAGCCTACCAACGGATTAGATATTCCGTCCAAAGTGCAGTTTCGCAAACTGATAGCTTCGGTATTAACCGAAGACAGGTGCATCGTGATATCCACCCACCAGGTACGCGACCTGGACAGCCTGATTGATACCCTGCTCATTTTACATCAAGGCGATATAGTAGTTAACCAATCGATGGATGAAGTGGCCGAAAAAATAACCTTTGGCAGCTATCCCGATTCCGAAGGCTTGCCTGTACTGTACGAAGAAAAAGGCCAGCGCGGCAAAAACGTTATTATGCAAAACACTACCGGCGAGTATAGCAAAGTAGATCTTGAGCTGCTGTTTAACGCCATTATTACCGGCAACCACCCTGTTTTACAAACCTTAAAAGCAACAGCAAATGAACCAGATATTTAA